One Orrella dioscoreae genomic window carries:
- a CDS encoding PAAR domain-containing protein, translating into MAQRPVIRKGDTTSHGGVVVTGDETVVIFGQPMARVGDQVTCPRCNGTHVIVEGIETTGSDRKTALEGMKTSCGATLIASQRFYQLG; encoded by the coding sequence ATGGCGCAACGCCCTGTGATCCGCAAGGGCGACACCACCTCGCATGGTGGCGTCGTCGTCACCGGCGACGAAACCGTCGTCATCTTCGGCCAGCCGATGGCACGCGTGGGCGACCAGGTCACCTGCCCGCGTTGCAACGGCACCCACGTCATCGTGGAAGGCATCGAAACCACCGGCTCGGACCGCAAGACCGCGCTGGAAGGCATGAAGACTTCCTGCGGCGCCACGCTCATCGCCAGCCAGCGTTTCTATCAGCTCGGCTGA
- the tssA gene encoding type VI secretion system protein TssA: MTTDINTLLQPIPGDAPAGEDMVFSAEFDEIREARRQDDPHLDQGDWVTDIKEADWHRVARVCAEVLSTRSKDLRVAGWLAEAWAKTRGFPGLRDGLLLVDGLCRDYWDTVHPVPEDGDAQQRVGNLAWLLSRSRQLVTELPLTDTEGGRYGAAVWDSASALANSIRREPQRANDLSQGRVTMEQYDQARRDTPATFYLRLEQDLHTCAQAVDALEATLTERLGDEGPAFSPLRTSLRQVSDLTRRFAREAGLAERSEPAAAPAAAVPDSASARIEPTLSPALAAPATVPAAPAPIPGPLQSREQALAQLRDVAAFFRRTEPHSPVAYLADKAADWGEMSLHLWLRTVLKNEETLSALEEILGVARKPSDGN, translated from the coding sequence ATGACGACGGACATCAACACGCTGCTGCAACCCATCCCCGGCGACGCGCCGGCTGGCGAGGACATGGTGTTCTCCGCCGAGTTCGACGAGATCCGCGAAGCGCGCCGGCAGGACGATCCGCATCTGGACCAGGGTGACTGGGTCACCGACATCAAGGAGGCCGACTGGCACCGCGTGGCGCGCGTCTGCGCCGAGGTGCTGAGCACGCGCAGCAAGGATCTGCGCGTGGCGGGCTGGCTGGCGGAAGCCTGGGCCAAGACGCGCGGCTTTCCGGGCCTGCGCGACGGCCTGCTGCTGGTGGACGGCCTGTGCCGCGACTACTGGGACACGGTGCATCCCGTGCCCGAAGACGGCGACGCGCAGCAGCGCGTGGGCAACCTGGCCTGGCTGCTGTCGCGCTCGCGCCAGCTGGTGACCGAGCTGCCGCTGACCGATACCGAAGGCGGACGTTATGGCGCCGCGGTGTGGGACAGCGCCTCGGCCCTGGCCAATTCGATCCGCCGTGAGCCGCAACGCGCCAATGACCTGTCGCAGGGCCGCGTGACGATGGAGCAGTACGACCAGGCGCGCCGCGACACGCCTGCGACGTTCTACCTGCGCCTGGAACAGGACCTGCATACCTGCGCGCAGGCCGTGGATGCGCTGGAAGCCACCCTGACCGAGCGCCTGGGCGATGAGGGTCCCGCGTTCTCGCCGCTGCGCACCAGCCTGAGGCAGGTCAGCGACCTGACGCGCCGTTTCGCGCGCGAAGCCGGACTGGCCGAGCGCTCGGAACCCGCGGCCGCGCCGGCGGCTGCCGTGCCCGACAGCGCGTCCGCCCGCATCGAGCCCACGCTGTCGCCCGCCCTGGCCGCGCCGGCCACGGTGCCGGCGGCGCCCGCGCCCATCCCGGGGCCCCTGCAATCGCGCGAGCAGGCGCTGGCGCAGCTGCGGGACGTGGCGGCCTTCTTCCGCCGCACCGAACCGCACAGCCCGGTGGCCTACCTGGCCGACAAGGCGGCGGATTGGGGCGAGATGTCGCTGCACCTGTGGCTGCGCACCGTGCTGAAGAACGAGGAAACGCTCAGCGCGCTGGAGGAAATCCTGGGCGTGGCGCGCAAGCCGTCCGACGGCAACTGA
- a CDS encoding RcnB family protein yields the protein MKTLSTRLLLAAVLAVATLPAMAGPDGRDWRGRGDGPHWRDDGPRRGDRHHDRRDWKDDRRGWNGGHHWKDDRRAYRGRAPVVVNVYPTQRRWSRGERLPPYYREPRYVVRDWRGHRLPPPRHGYHWVGVGAEYFLVGVATGIILDSVINR from the coding sequence ATGAAGACGCTCTCTACCCGACTCCTGCTTGCCGCCGTGCTGGCGGTGGCAACCCTGCCGGCAATGGCCGGCCCCGACGGAAGGGATTGGCGCGGCCGCGGCGATGGGCCGCATTGGCGCGACGATGGCCCGCGGCGCGGTGACCGGCACCATGATCGCCGTGACTGGAAGGATGACCGTCGTGGCTGGAATGGCGGCCATCATTGGAAGGACGACCGCCGGGCCTATCGCGGCCGCGCACCCGTGGTGGTGAACGTCTATCCGACACAACGACGCTGGTCGCGCGGCGAACGCCTGCCGCCTTACTACCGCGAACCGCGCTATGTGGTGCGGGACTGGCGGGGGCATCGCCTGCCGCCGCCTCGCCACGGCTACCACTGGGTCGGCGTGGGCGCCGAGTATTTCCTGGTGGGCGTGGCCACCGGCATCATCCTGGATTCCGTGATCAACCGTTGA